Proteins co-encoded in one Halorussus vallis genomic window:
- a CDS encoding NUDIX hydrolase, producing MPDRDDADGAEDAQHATSDASTADDPLSWETLSSEVAYTCPGFDVKHEDVRLPDGTETDFDYLSEPPSVCVLPFTPDGDVVVIEEWRQAVKRVNRSLPVGGMEPEDDDPTAAARRELAEETGHEAGEVEFMTSVEPANGIADSLMHFFVARDCEPTAEQDLDHNESIRVDTTTPEALREHVAANEVRDGRTTLAVLYHEFLYE from the coding sequence ATGCCCGACCGAGACGACGCCGATGGCGCCGAGGACGCCCAGCACGCCACGAGCGACGCTTCGACCGCCGACGACCCCCTGTCGTGGGAGACGCTCTCCTCGGAAGTCGCCTACACCTGCCCGGGGTTCGACGTCAAACACGAGGACGTGCGCCTGCCCGACGGCACCGAAACCGACTTCGACTACCTCAGCGAACCCCCGAGCGTCTGCGTCCTCCCGTTCACCCCCGACGGCGACGTGGTCGTCATCGAGGAGTGGCGGCAGGCCGTCAAGCGCGTCAACCGGAGCCTCCCGGTCGGCGGGATGGAACCCGAGGACGACGACCCGACCGCGGCGGCCCGCCGCGAACTTGCCGAGGAAACCGGCCACGAGGCCGGCGAGGTCGAGTTCATGACCAGCGTCGAACCTGCCAACGGCATCGCCGACAGCCTGATGCACTTCTTCGTCGCCCGGGACTGCGAACCGACCGCCGAGCAGGACCTGGACCACAACGAATCGATTCGCGTCGACACGACCACGCCGGAGGCCCTCCGGGAACACGTCGCGGCGAACGAGGTCCGAGACGGCCGGACGACCCTCGCCGTGCTCTATCACGAATTTTTGTACGAATGA